Proteins co-encoded in one Deltaproteobacteria bacterium genomic window:
- a CDS encoding response regulator has protein sequence MKCKVMVVDDEQGVRSWISHLLRSKGCEVLEAAGFKDALGVLEREDVDVLVTDIRMPDGSGLELCKFVKEKRPDTRVAVMTGHHSEEQAIEGLLCGVDYYLRKPFSNDDILDAVSSLKTLCEKSSSIGIMDTRPGWHEFFITSSEDSLIKLQSFLGAMLKDRLDEERYWDLHLAVNELGRNAIEWGNKNDAGSVVKISVGILDNCVTIKIEDKGEGFDVKRTLEGIGKGSLEEREEERIAQDLRPGGMGIHLIKETADRLVFNEKGNLAILSFRLGG, from the coding sequence ATGAAATGCAAAGTGATGGTAGTAGATGACGAGCAGGGAGTGCGGTCGTGGATATCTCACCTGCTTCGGTCCAAAGGGTGCGAAGTCCTGGAGGCCGCGGGTTTTAAAGATGCCCTGGGAGTATTGGAGCGGGAGGATGTTGATGTCTTGGTCACGGATATCAGGATGCCTGATGGATCGGGGCTCGAATTGTGCAAATTCGTCAAAGAAAAACGGCCCGATACCCGCGTCGCAGTGATGACAGGGCACCATTCGGAGGAGCAGGCGATTGAGGGGCTGCTCTGCGGCGTGGACTATTACCTGAGGAAGCCCTTTTCAAACGACGATATCCTGGATGCCGTTTCCAGCTTGAAGACCCTTTGCGAGAAGTCGTCAAGCATAGGGATCATGGATACCCGCCCGGGGTGGCACGAGTTTTTTATCACGTCATCAGAGGATTCTCTCATAAAGCTTCAATCCTTTCTCGGGGCTATGCTTAAGGATCGTCTGGACGAAGAGCGTTACTGGGACCTGCACCTTGCGGTCAACGAACTGGGCCGAAACGCAATAGAGTGGGGAAACAAGAATGACGCTGGATCCGTTGTAAAGATTTCTGTGGGTATCCTTGACAATTGCGTGACCATAAAAATAGAGGACAAAGGAGAAGGGTTCGACGTAAAGAGGACCCTTGAGGGGATCGGCAAAGGGTCCCTGGAGGAGCGAGAAGAAGAGCGAATAGCCCAAGATCTAAGGCCGGGAGGCATGGGTATTCACCTGATCAAAGAGACGGCCGACAGACTTGTCTTCAATGAGAAGGGGAATCTGGCGATCCTGTCTTTTCGTCTGGGAGGTTGA